One genomic segment of Pseudonocardia sp. T1-2H includes these proteins:
- the mshC gene encoding cysteine--1-D-myo-inosityl 2-amino-2-deoxy-alpha-D-glucopyranoside ligase yields MQTWAPVDLPALDGSGPPLRLYDTSTGRVRPTAPGATATMYVCGITPYDATHLGHAATYLAFDLINRLWRDLGHDVAYVQNVTDIDDPLLERAARDQDDWVVLGMRETALFREDMEALRVLPPQHYIGAVEAMDEISELVGKLLASGAAYRVDDPEFPDVYFDSSVTGHFGYESNYDEATMLKLSAERGGDPERPGKRSPLDPLLWRVAREGEPSWASDLGDGRPGWHVECAAIALNRLGNQIDLNGGGSDLIFPHHECGAAHAEAFTGEHPFARHYTHTGMIGLDGEKMSKSRGNLVFVSKLRAAGVDPNAVRAALLSGHYRTDRAWTDDLLTTAEQRLARWREAVSLDSGPDAAELVANLRTHLADDLDTPRALAAVDAWADEALTRRGTDAGAPALARTAIDALLGIAL; encoded by the coding sequence ATGCAGACTTGGGCCCCCGTCGACCTCCCCGCGCTGGACGGCAGCGGACCGCCGCTCCGCCTGTACGACACCTCCACCGGCCGGGTCCGCCCCACCGCGCCGGGGGCGACGGCGACGATGTACGTCTGCGGCATCACCCCCTACGACGCCACGCACCTCGGCCACGCCGCCACCTACCTGGCGTTCGACCTGATCAACCGTCTGTGGCGTGACCTCGGGCACGACGTCGCCTACGTCCAGAACGTCACCGACATCGACGACCCGCTGCTCGAGCGGGCGGCCCGGGACCAGGACGACTGGGTGGTCCTCGGCATGCGGGAGACCGCGCTGTTCCGCGAGGACATGGAGGCGCTGCGCGTCCTGCCGCCGCAGCACTACATCGGCGCCGTGGAGGCGATGGACGAGATCTCCGAGCTCGTCGGCAAGCTCCTCGCGTCCGGCGCCGCCTACCGCGTCGACGACCCGGAGTTCCCGGACGTCTACTTCGACTCGTCGGTGACCGGGCATTTCGGCTACGAGTCGAACTACGACGAGGCCACCATGCTGAAGCTCTCCGCCGAGCGCGGCGGGGACCCGGAGCGCCCCGGCAAGCGCAGCCCGCTGGACCCGCTGCTCTGGCGGGTGGCCCGCGAGGGCGAGCCGAGCTGGGCGTCGGACCTCGGCGACGGCCGCCCGGGCTGGCACGTCGAGTGCGCCGCGATCGCGCTCAACCGGCTGGGCAACCAGATCGACCTCAACGGCGGCGGCTCGGACCTGATCTTCCCGCACCACGAGTGCGGCGCCGCGCACGCCGAGGCCTTCACCGGCGAGCACCCCTTCGCCCGGCACTACACACACACCGGGATGATCGGCCTCGACGGCGAGAAGATGTCCAAGTCCCGGGGCAACCTGGTGTTCGTCTCCAAGCTGCGCGCCGCCGGGGTGGACCCGAACGCCGTCCGCGCCGCCCTGCTGTCCGGGCACTACCGCACGGACCGCGCCTGGACCGACGACCTGCTCACGACCGCCGAGCAGCGGCTGGCGCGCTGGCGCGAGGCCGTCTCGCTGGACTCCGGCCCGGACGCGGCGGAGCTGGTCGCGAACCTGCGCACGCACCTGGCGGACGACCTGGACACCCCGCGCGCGCTCGCCGCCGTGGACGCGTGGGCGGACGAGGCCCTCACCCGCCGCGGCACGGACGCCGGCGCCCCGGCGCTCGCCCGGACCGCGATCGACGCCCTCCTGGGCATCGCACTCTAG
- a CDS encoding bile acid:sodium symporter family protein, whose product MLVRLKNIRVDPFLLMILVTVGVAALIPARGSWATGVGWASSVAIGLLFFLYGVRLAPREAVDGLKHWRLHGTVVLATFVLFPLVGLAAQFLPASVLPRELAVGVLFLCCLPSTVQSSIAFTSVARGNVPAAICAASLSNLGGIVITPVLTAVLLSSHGGFSGRAVLDVALQLLAPFVLGQLVRPWIAGWVARHAKVLKIVDRGSILLVVFVAFSEGMVTGIWSSLSLGALGALLAVDVAVLGVVLAVTAVVPRWLGFSREDRITILFCGSKKSLASGLPMAGVLFAGTGVGLLVLPLMLFHQIQLMVCAWLAGRFARTAPAEPVPAAA is encoded by the coding sequence GTGCTCGTCCGCCTGAAGAACATCCGCGTCGACCCGTTCCTGCTGATGATCCTGGTGACGGTGGGCGTCGCCGCGCTGATCCCGGCCCGCGGCAGCTGGGCGACCGGCGTCGGCTGGGCCAGCAGCGTCGCGATCGGCCTGCTGTTCTTCCTCTACGGCGTGCGGCTCGCCCCCCGCGAGGCCGTCGACGGCCTCAAGCACTGGCGGTTGCACGGGACGGTCGTGCTCGCGACCTTCGTGCTGTTCCCCCTGGTCGGGCTCGCGGCGCAGTTCCTGCCGGCGTCCGTCCTGCCCCGCGAGCTCGCCGTCGGCGTGCTGTTCCTGTGCTGCCTCCCGTCGACCGTGCAGTCGTCGATCGCGTTCACCTCGGTGGCCCGCGGCAACGTCCCGGCCGCGATCTGCGCCGCCTCGCTCTCCAACCTCGGCGGCATCGTGATCACCCCGGTGCTCACCGCCGTCCTGCTGTCCTCGCACGGCGGGTTCTCCGGCCGGGCGGTGCTCGACGTCGCGCTGCAGCTCCTCGCGCCGTTCGTCCTCGGGCAGCTGGTCCGGCCCTGGATCGCCGGCTGGGTGGCCCGGCACGCGAAGGTCCTCAAGATCGTCGACCGGGGATCGATCCTGCTGGTCGTCTTCGTGGCCTTCAGCGAGGGCATGGTCACCGGGATCTGGAGCAGCCTGTCCCTCGGCGCGCTGGGCGCCCTGCTGGCGGTCGACGTGGCGGTGCTCGGCGTGGTCCTGGCCGTCACGGCCGTCGTCCCGCGCTGGCTCGGCTTCTCCCGCGAGGACCGGATCACGATCCTGTTCTGCGGGTCGAAGAAGAGCCTGGCCAGCGGGCTGCCGATGGCCGGGGTGCTGTTCGCCGGGACGGGCGTCGGGCTCCTGGTGCTGCCGCTGATGCTCTTCCACCAGATCCAGCTGATGGTGTGCGCCTGGCTCGCGGGCCGCTTCGCCCGGACCGCGCCGGCCGAACCGGTGCCCGCCGCCGCGTGA
- a CDS encoding LysR family transcriptional regulator: MSGVLDPVQLRSFVAVARALSFTRAAAELGIRQSTVSQHVRKLETVAGRPLLVRDTHTVALTPDGEAMLEFARTILDTGERALAHFGGEQVRGRLRFGVSEDLVLTRLPTILAEFRRRHPRVDLELTVGLSENLEQLVDHGEIDLLFAKRSPGRTGGTPVWRDRFVWVGGPDLAHLGPDDAVPLVSYPPPSLSRAAAIAALEEHGRPWRMACTSGSLSGLRAAALAGLGVVAHAETLIPAGLVPIPPSSRLPELGSFVFVLSTGHRVPTDPAKALADTIQAASTRLRER, encoded by the coding sequence ATGAGTGGTGTGCTCGACCCGGTGCAGCTGCGCTCGTTCGTCGCGGTCGCGCGGGCGCTGAGCTTCACCCGGGCCGCGGCCGAGCTGGGCATCCGGCAGTCGACCGTGAGCCAGCACGTGCGCAAGCTGGAGACCGTCGCCGGGCGGCCGCTGCTGGTGCGGGACACCCACACCGTCGCCCTCACCCCGGACGGCGAGGCGATGCTGGAGTTCGCGCGCACGATCCTGGACACCGGGGAGCGGGCGCTGGCGCACTTCGGCGGCGAGCAGGTCCGCGGGCGGCTGCGGTTCGGGGTCTCCGAGGACCTCGTGCTGACCCGGCTACCGACGATCCTCGCCGAGTTCCGCCGCCGGCATCCGCGGGTGGACCTGGAGCTGACGGTCGGGCTGAGCGAGAACCTCGAGCAGCTGGTCGATCACGGCGAGATCGACCTGCTGTTCGCCAAGCGCTCCCCCGGCCGGACGGGCGGGACCCCGGTGTGGCGGGACCGCTTCGTCTGGGTGGGCGGACCGGACCTCGCCCACCTCGGGCCGGACGACGCCGTCCCGCTGGTCAGCTATCCCCCGCCGAGCCTGTCCCGGGCCGCGGCGATCGCCGCGCTGGAGGAGCACGGCCGGCCGTGGCGGATGGCCTGCACGAGCGGGAGCCTCAGCGGCCTGCGCGCCGCCGCCCTCGCGGGGCTGGGCGTCGTCGCGCACGCGGAGACGCTGATCCCCGCGGGCCTGGTGCCGATACCGCCGAGCAGCCGGCTGCCGGAGCTGGGCTCGTTCGTCTTCGTGCTCTCGACCGGCCACCGCGTGCCGACCGACCCCGCGAAGGCCCTCGCCGACACGATCCAGGCCGCGAGCACCCGCCTCCGAGAGCGATGA
- a CDS encoding VWA domain-containing protein: MADPRRRRFRYAYGPYHGGPDPLAPPFDIRAAMDEIGRDVMEGSSPRQAMQELLRRGMENRRGLDDLTREVWQRRRDLQRDNRLDGTLQEVRELLQRALSAEREALGNEDSDDARFREMQLDALPNDPGGAVRELGEYDWRSADAREAYEEIRDLLGREMLDQRFEGMKQAMQNATPEDVERIREMLDDLNALLANHAQGQDTTEQFSEFMRKHGEFFPENPQNTDELADLLAARAAAAQRMLNSMSAEQRAELAELSRQAFGDPRLAQSLAQLDAQLQGLRPGEDWEGSGRFRGDNPMGMGEATRAMEQLGQLDALAEQLAQSYPGARIEDVDLDALTELLGEQAAVDARTLAQLERELQRQGLFERAADGTLQLSPKALRRLGQSVLSDVVDQLSSRRGERETRRSGAAGEATGATRPWAFGDTEAWSVPRTLLNAQLRKAGGDPRNLDVTDVEVVETEQRTRAAVALLVDTSWSMVAEGRWVPMKRTALALHQLISTRFRGDDLALITFGRHARSVELGELVGLEGAYAQGTNLHHALLLAGRHLRRHPDALPVVLVVTDGEPTAHLEPDGEAYFDYPPSPYTLRATVGELDKLAGMKANFTFFVLGEDPRLAAFMDDVAKRCGGRIVTPTLDGLGAEVVADYLRTRRT, from the coding sequence ATGGCTGATCCCCGGCGCCGCAGGTTCCGGTACGCGTACGGCCCGTACCACGGCGGGCCGGATCCCCTGGCCCCGCCGTTCGACATCCGGGCGGCGATGGACGAGATCGGCCGGGACGTCATGGAGGGCTCCTCGCCGCGGCAGGCGATGCAGGAGTTGCTCCGCCGCGGCATGGAGAACAGGCGGGGTCTGGACGACCTGACCCGCGAGGTCTGGCAGCGCCGCCGGGACCTGCAGCGGGACAACCGGCTCGACGGCACGTTGCAGGAGGTCCGCGAACTCCTGCAACGTGCCCTCTCCGCCGAGCGCGAGGCCCTCGGCAACGAGGACAGCGACGACGCCCGCTTCCGCGAGATGCAGCTCGACGCGCTGCCGAACGACCCGGGCGGCGCCGTGCGCGAGCTGGGCGAGTACGACTGGCGCTCCGCCGACGCCCGCGAGGCCTACGAGGAGATCCGGGACCTGCTCGGCCGCGAGATGCTCGACCAGCGCTTCGAGGGCATGAAGCAGGCCATGCAGAACGCGACGCCCGAAGACGTCGAGCGCATCCGCGAGATGCTCGACGACCTCAACGCGCTGCTCGCGAACCACGCGCAGGGCCAGGACACCACCGAGCAGTTCTCTGAGTTCATGCGCAAGCACGGCGAGTTCTTCCCGGAGAACCCGCAGAACACCGACGAGCTGGCGGACCTCCTCGCCGCCCGCGCGGCGGCCGCCCAGCGGATGCTCAACTCGATGTCCGCCGAGCAGCGCGCCGAACTGGCGGAGCTGTCCCGGCAGGCGTTCGGGGACCCGCGGCTCGCGCAGTCCCTGGCCCAGCTCGACGCGCAGCTCCAGGGGCTGCGGCCGGGGGAGGACTGGGAGGGCTCCGGCCGGTTCCGCGGGGACAACCCGATGGGCATGGGCGAGGCCACCCGGGCCATGGAACAGCTCGGGCAGCTCGACGCCCTGGCCGAGCAGCTGGCCCAGAGCTACCCGGGCGCGAGGATCGAGGACGTCGACCTGGACGCCCTGACGGAGCTGCTCGGCGAGCAGGCCGCCGTCGACGCCCGGACGCTGGCCCAGCTGGAGCGGGAGCTACAGCGCCAGGGCCTGTTCGAGCGGGCCGCCGACGGCACGTTGCAGCTCTCCCCGAAGGCGCTGCGGCGGCTGGGGCAGTCGGTGCTGTCGGACGTGGTCGATCAGCTCTCGTCCCGACGCGGGGAACGAGAGACCCGGCGGTCCGGGGCGGCGGGCGAGGCGACCGGGGCGACCCGGCCGTGGGCGTTCGGGGACACCGAGGCCTGGTCCGTGCCGCGGACGCTGCTCAACGCGCAGCTCCGCAAGGCGGGTGGGGACCCGCGGAACCTGGACGTCACGGACGTCGAGGTGGTCGAGACCGAGCAGCGCACCCGCGCGGCGGTGGCGCTGCTCGTCGACACCTCCTGGTCGATGGTGGCGGAGGGGCGGTGGGTGCCGATGAAGCGCACCGCGCTGGCCCTGCACCAGCTGATCTCCACGAGGTTTCGCGGGGACGACCTGGCGCTGATCACCTTCGGCCGGCACGCGCGGTCCGTCGAGCTGGGCGAGCTGGTCGGGCTGGAGGGGGCGTACGCGCAGGGCACCAACCTGCACCACGCCCTGCTGCTGGCGGGGCGGCACCTGCGCCGGCACCCGGACGCGTTGCCGGTGGTCCTCGTCGTCACGGACGGGGAGCCGACCGCGCACCTCGAGCCGGACGGGGAGGCCTACTTCGACTACCCGCCCAGCCCGTACACGCTGCGGGCGACGGTGGGGGAGCTGGACAAGCTGGCCGGCATGAAGGCGAACTTCACCTTCTTCGTCCTGGGCGAGGACCCGAGGCTCGCGGCGTTCATGGACGACGTCGCGAAGCGCTGCGGGGGCAGGATCGTCACCCCGACCCTGGACGGCCTGGGCGCGGAGGTGGTGGCGGACTACCTCAGAACCCGCCGCACCTGA
- a CDS encoding ATP-binding protein produces the protein MPVTPPSDLPRTLGALRASGHELRGVKTEIRDNLLTALRAGRDAWPGIVGFESTVLPQLERALLAGHDLVLLGERGQGKTRLLRSIVGLLDEWTPVIEGSELGEHPYEPIAPATIRRAAELGDDLPVTWKHRSARYTEKLATPDTAVADLIGDVDPVKVAEGRSLGDPETIHFGLVPRAHRGVVAINELPDLAERIQVSLLNVMEERDIQVRGYTLRLPLDILLVASANPEDYTNRGRIITPLKDRFGAEVRTHYPLEVADEVALVQQEAELNAEVPRHLIEVVARFTRHLRESSAVDQGSGVSARFAVAAAETVAAAALRRAAITGEARAFARPVDLEAVPAVLRGKLEFESGEEGREEEILEHLLRRAVADTARFALRGVDLSELAAEVATRPVRTGERVPAVEVVAKLPQVEALTEVAKRLDAAGTEDPGPMASAAELALEYLFLTRKLAKDSADDGDTVEYG, from the coding sequence GTGCCAGTCACACCACCTTCCGACCTCCCCCGCACCCTCGGCGCGCTGCGCGCGTCCGGCCACGAGCTGCGGGGCGTCAAGACCGAGATCCGGGACAACCTCCTCACCGCGCTGCGCGCGGGCCGCGACGCCTGGCCGGGGATCGTGGGCTTCGAGTCCACCGTGCTCCCGCAGCTCGAGCGGGCACTCCTCGCCGGCCACGACCTGGTGCTGCTCGGCGAGCGCGGCCAGGGCAAGACCCGGCTGCTCCGCTCGATCGTCGGCCTGCTCGACGAGTGGACGCCGGTGATCGAGGGCTCGGAGCTGGGGGAGCACCCCTACGAGCCGATCGCGCCGGCCACGATCCGCCGCGCCGCCGAGCTGGGGGACGACCTGCCGGTCACCTGGAAGCACCGCTCGGCGCGGTACACCGAGAAGCTCGCCACCCCGGACACCGCCGTCGCGGACCTGATCGGCGACGTGGACCCGGTGAAGGTCGCCGAGGGGCGTTCCCTGGGCGACCCCGAGACGATCCACTTCGGCCTCGTCCCGCGGGCGCACCGCGGCGTCGTCGCGATCAACGAGCTGCCGGACCTGGCCGAACGCATCCAGGTCTCGCTGCTCAACGTCATGGAGGAGCGGGACATCCAGGTGCGCGGCTACACGCTGCGACTGCCCCTGGACATCCTGCTCGTCGCCTCCGCCAACCCGGAGGACTACACGAACCGCGGCCGGATCATCACGCCGCTGAAGGACCGCTTCGGCGCGGAGGTGCGCACGCACTACCCGCTGGAGGTGGCGGACGAGGTCGCCCTCGTCCAGCAGGAGGCCGAGCTCAACGCCGAGGTCCCGCGGCACCTGATCGAGGTCGTCGCGCGGTTCACCCGGCACCTGCGCGAGTCCAGCGCCGTCGACCAGGGGTCCGGGGTGTCCGCGCGGTTCGCCGTGGCCGCCGCCGAGACCGTCGCCGCCGCCGCGCTGCGCCGGGCCGCGATCACCGGGGAGGCCAGGGCGTTCGCGCGCCCGGTGGACCTGGAGGCCGTCCCCGCGGTGCTGCGCGGCAAGCTGGAGTTCGAGTCCGGCGAGGAGGGCCGCGAGGAGGAGATCCTCGAGCACCTGCTGCGCCGGGCCGTCGCGGACACCGCGCGGTTCGCGCTCCGCGGTGTCGACCTCTCGGAGCTCGCGGCCGAGGTCGCCACCCGGCCGGTCCGGACCGGCGAGCGGGTTCCGGCGGTCGAGGTCGTCGCGAAGCTGCCGCAGGTCGAGGCGCTGACCGAGGTCGCGAAGCGGCTGGACGCGGCCGGCACCGAGGACCCGGGCCCGATGGCCTCGGCCGCGGAGCTCGCGCTGGAGTACCTGTTCCTCACCCGCAAGCTGGCCAAGGACTCGGCCGACGACGGAGACACGGTGGAGTATGGCTGA
- a CDS encoding M56 family metallopeptidase, giving the protein MPFTALGLLVLGVVLAEPVSRAFSRASWPRRDPVGALLMWQAIGLAGGLSLIGSGLVFGLSPLGANLAEAVPVLVREWSVARWPAGLDVVHFAALAVAVIVGGRLLWVLTTVSLRTLRARRRHRDLLDVLATPWPDSPGTRVLDHPLPVAYCLPGRSSRLVVSAGVLEALEPEGVWAVLAHERAHLRERHDLVVLPFVAWGATAPFVRGMVCAQLAVAALIEMRADDVAACRSEPNQLVGALRTVGGSAPAAALTSFTDALDARIERISSHPAALSRPRRVLVRLGAIALVAVPTVLLLAP; this is encoded by the coding sequence ATGCCGTTCACCGCGCTCGGCCTGCTGGTGCTCGGCGTAGTCCTCGCCGAGCCGGTCAGTCGTGCGTTCTCCCGGGCGAGCTGGCCCCGTCGCGATCCGGTCGGCGCGTTGCTGATGTGGCAGGCCATCGGGCTGGCCGGCGGGCTGTCGCTGATCGGGTCCGGCTTGGTGTTCGGGCTGTCACCGCTGGGCGCGAACCTGGCCGAGGCGGTCCCGGTGCTGGTCCGGGAATGGTCCGTGGCCCGCTGGCCCGCGGGGCTGGACGTGGTGCACTTCGCGGCGCTCGCCGTGGCGGTGATCGTCGGAGGGCGGCTCCTGTGGGTGCTGACCACAGTGTCACTGCGGACCCTGCGGGCTCGCCGTCGCCACCGTGACCTCCTCGACGTGCTGGCCACACCCTGGCCGGACTCGCCCGGTACCCGGGTACTGGACCATCCGCTGCCCGTCGCCTACTGCCTGCCCGGGCGCAGCTCCCGGCTCGTCGTGTCGGCCGGGGTGCTGGAGGCGCTGGAGCCCGAGGGTGTCTGGGCCGTTCTCGCGCACGAACGTGCCCACCTGCGGGAACGGCACGACCTCGTCGTCCTGCCCTTCGTCGCGTGGGGGGCCACGGCGCCGTTCGTGCGGGGGATGGTGTGCGCGCAGCTCGCCGTCGCGGCCCTGATCGAGATGCGGGCGGACGACGTCGCGGCCTGCCGCTCCGAGCCGAACCAGCTCGTGGGCGCGCTGCGCACGGTCGGCGGGTCCGCGCCGGCCGCGGCGCTCACCTCGTTCACCGACGCCCTGGACGCCCGGATCGAGCGGATCAGCAGCCATCCCGCGGCGCTGTCCCGGCCCCGACGGGTGCTGGTCCGGCTGGGGGCGATCGCGCTGGTCGCGGTGCCGACGGTGCTGCTGCTCGCCCCGTGA
- a CDS encoding BlaI/MecI/CopY family transcriptional regulator produces the protein MPSLGELERAVMEVLWAADHELTARDVQEALCARDLATTTVLTVLGRLERKQLVNRTRDGRAHHYRPTASREDHVAELMNDALDGAPDRGAALARFLGSIPQEERARLRDLLD, from the coding sequence GTGCCGAGTCTGGGTGAGTTGGAACGCGCCGTGATGGAGGTGCTGTGGGCCGCCGATCACGAGTTGACGGCCCGCGACGTCCAGGAGGCGCTCTGCGCGCGTGACCTGGCCACCACCACGGTGCTCACGGTTCTCGGTCGGCTGGAGCGCAAGCAGCTGGTGAACCGGACCCGCGACGGGCGTGCCCACCACTACCGCCCCACCGCCAGCCGCGAGGACCACGTCGCGGAGCTGATGAACGACGCGCTCGACGGCGCGCCGGACCGTGGGGCCGCGCTCGCGCGCTTCCTCGGGTCCATCCCGCAGGAGGAGCGCGCCCGTCTGCGCGACCTGCTGGACTAG
- a CDS encoding L,D-transpeptidase, whose protein sequence is MGGHARQDPVRPGGGRRRAVALAGLAAGLVVVAGTVLTGVGTAAPGGDPVPTTSADGPGLLPLTKARAAGSGQAEPRGSTPSGTAAPAPVPARVLGTPCTATARACVDRDGRRAWLLDAGEVVRGPVLVQTGDDEDPTPLGTFRVQWKAEQYTSREYLTQMPYSVFFADGGIAFHEGRQDTPSAGCVKLLHDDAVTWFDHLAVGDEVQIT, encoded by the coding sequence GTGGGCGGGCACGCGCGGCAGGATCCGGTTCGCCCCGGCGGCGGGCGGCGCCGGGCGGTCGCCCTCGCAGGCCTGGCCGCGGGACTCGTCGTGGTGGCGGGGACGGTCCTCACCGGCGTCGGCACGGCCGCGCCCGGCGGCGACCCGGTCCCCACGACCTCCGCGGACGGACCCGGCCTGCTGCCCCTGACCAAGGCGCGCGCCGCCGGGTCGGGGCAGGCCGAGCCGCGCGGCTCCACGCCGAGCGGTACCGCCGCCCCCGCGCCCGTGCCCGCGCGCGTCCTCGGGACCCCGTGCACAGCCACCGCGCGGGCCTGCGTGGACCGGGACGGGCGCCGCGCCTGGCTGCTCGACGCCGGCGAGGTCGTCCGCGGCCCGGTCCTCGTGCAGACCGGTGACGACGAGGACCCGACGCCGCTCGGCACCTTCCGGGTCCAGTGGAAGGCCGAGCAGTACACGAGCCGCGAGTACCTGACCCAGATGCCGTACTCGGTCTTCTTCGCCGACGGCGGCATCGCCTTCCACGAGGGACGCCAGGACACCCCGTCCGCGGGCTGCGTGAAGCTCCTGCACGACGACGCCGTCACGTGGTTCGACCACCTGGCCGTCGGCGACGAGGTCCAGATCACGTAG
- a CDS encoding enoyl-CoA hydratase — MTNVVVGVSASGVGTIELNRPDQRNALNVATCRELVGAVEELRKAEVRAIVVTGRGSAFCSGADFGEVYGEGFRDALYAALGAVHTAPMPVVAAVNGPAIGAGTQLAIACDIRVAAPGAVFGLPTARLGLAVDPWTIRRLEQIGGGGTARALLLACEQMGAELAHARGLADRVGERADAEALAADLATMAPLTLAYNKLVLDRVDLPEDDAELAAAFESCWASEDIAEGRRARLEKRRPSFTGR, encoded by the coding sequence GTGACGAACGTGGTGGTCGGTGTCTCCGCGAGCGGGGTCGGGACGATCGAGCTGAACCGGCCGGACCAGCGCAACGCGCTGAACGTCGCGACCTGCCGGGAGCTCGTCGGGGCCGTCGAGGAGCTCCGCAAGGCGGAGGTCCGGGCGATCGTGGTGACGGGCCGGGGGAGCGCCTTCTGCTCGGGCGCGGACTTCGGCGAGGTGTACGGCGAGGGCTTCCGCGACGCCCTCTACGCCGCCCTGGGCGCCGTGCACACCGCGCCGATGCCCGTCGTCGCCGCGGTGAACGGGCCGGCGATCGGCGCCGGGACCCAGCTCGCGATCGCCTGCGACATCCGGGTCGCCGCCCCCGGCGCCGTGTTCGGGCTGCCGACCGCCCGGCTCGGGCTCGCGGTGGACCCGTGGACGATCCGCCGTCTCGAACAGATCGGTGGCGGCGGGACGGCGCGGGCCCTGCTGCTGGCCTGCGAGCAGATGGGCGCGGAGCTCGCGCACGCGCGCGGGCTGGCGGACCGGGTCGGCGAGCGCGCGGACGCCGAGGCGCTCGCCGCGGACCTCGCGACGATGGCGCCGCTGACCCTGGCCTACAACAAGCTCGTGCTGGACCGCGTCGACCTCCCCGAGGACGACGCCGAGCTGGCCGCCGCGTTCGAGAGCTGCTGGGCGAGCGAGGACATCGCGGAGGGGCGGCGGGCGCGGCTGGAGAAGCGCCGACCCTCGTTCACCGGCCGCTGA
- a CDS encoding MFS transporter produces the protein MGTPAGRWVLLTTVLGSSMAMLDGTVVNVALAHIGAELHAGFTGLQWTVNGYTLTLASLILLGGSLGDQFGRRRVFLIGVVWFALASLACGLAPNIELLIAARMLQGVGGALLTPGSLALISASFHGPDRAAAVGAWSGLGGISGAIGPFLGGWLVEWTWRAVFLLNLPLAVLVIVVAVKHVPESKDPAAAPGLDVSGTVLAVLGLGALTWSLTEIGGGNGTAAGYALLAVGIAALVAFVLVERRSAHPLVPPTLFSSRVFTAANVVTLLVYAALGAVFLLLVLQLQIVAGFPPALAGAGLLPITLVMLLFSSRAGALAQRIGPRIPLTAGPLISASGMLLMRRIGPNASWLLDVLPAVLVFAAGLSLTVAPLTATVLDAAPDRFAGAASGVNNAVARAAGLLAVAVIPGIAGIGNADYTDPATFDAGFRTATVIGAGLLALAAIVSAVAVRTSLGGAPSLGDTAPDGTAPDTPSRVPLERCPHCGITAPQTHPRD, from the coding sequence ATGGGCACCCCCGCCGGGCGGTGGGTCCTGTTGACCACGGTCCTCGGCTCCAGCATGGCGATGCTGGACGGCACGGTCGTCAACGTCGCGCTCGCGCACATCGGCGCCGAGCTCCACGCGGGGTTCACCGGCCTGCAGTGGACGGTCAACGGCTACACGCTGACCCTCGCCTCGCTCATCCTGCTCGGCGGCTCGCTGGGCGACCAGTTCGGCCGGCGCCGGGTCTTCCTGATCGGGGTCGTCTGGTTCGCCCTCGCGTCGCTGGCCTGCGGGCTGGCGCCGAACATCGAGCTGCTGATCGCGGCTCGGATGCTGCAGGGCGTCGGCGGGGCGCTGCTGACACCGGGCAGCCTGGCGCTCATCTCGGCCTCCTTCCACGGGCCGGACCGGGCAGCGGCCGTCGGGGCGTGGTCCGGGCTGGGTGGGATCTCCGGGGCGATCGGGCCGTTCCTCGGCGGCTGGCTCGTCGAATGGACGTGGCGGGCGGTGTTCCTGCTGAACCTGCCGCTGGCGGTGCTGGTGATCGTGGTGGCGGTCAAGCACGTCCCGGAGTCCAAGGACCCGGCGGCCGCGCCCGGCCTGGACGTCTCCGGGACCGTGCTGGCGGTGCTGGGCCTGGGCGCGCTGACGTGGTCGCTCACCGAGATCGGCGGGGGCAACGGCACCGCGGCCGGTTATGCCCTGCTCGCGGTCGGGATCGCCGCGCTGGTGGCGTTCGTGCTGGTGGAGCGGCGGTCGGCGCACCCGCTCGTCCCGCCCACACTCTTCTCGAGCCGCGTGTTCACGGCGGCGAACGTCGTCACCCTGCTGGTGTACGCGGCGCTCGGGGCCGTGTTCCTGCTCCTGGTGCTGCAGCTGCAGATCGTGGCCGGGTTCCCGCCCGCGCTCGCCGGCGCCGGGTTGCTGCCGATCACCCTCGTGATGCTGCTGTTCTCCTCCCGGGCCGGCGCGCTCGCGCAGCGGATCGGCCCGCGGATCCCGCTGACGGCCGGGCCGCTGATCAGCGCCAGCGGAATGCTGCTGATGCGCCGCATCGGGCCGAACGCGTCCTGGCTGCTCGACGTCCTGCCCGCGGTCCTGGTGTTCGCCGCCGGGCTGTCGCTGACGGTCGCGCCGCTCACCGCGACCGTCCTGGATGCCGCGCCGGACCGCTTCGCCGGAGCCGCTTCCGGGGTGAACAACGCGGTCGCCCGGGCAGCCGGGCTGCTGGCCGTCGCCGTCATCCCGGGGATCGCGGGGATCGGGAACGCGGACTACACGGACCCGGCGACGTTCGACGCGGGCTTCCGGACGGCCACCGTGATCGGCGCGGGGCTGCTGGCGCTGGCCGCGATCGTCTCGGCGGTGGCGGTGCGGACCTCGCTGGGCGGCGCCCCCTCACTGGGGGACACGGCACCCGACGGCACGGCACCAGACACACCGTCGCGGGTGCCGCTGGAGCGCTGTCCCCACTGCGGGATCACCGCGCCTCAGACCCACCCCCGGGACTGA